A region of Anguilla rostrata isolate EN2019 chromosome 10, ASM1855537v3, whole genome shotgun sequence DNA encodes the following proteins:
- the LOC135265165 gene encoding general transcription factor 3C polypeptide 4-like, with protein MAASSPDRSSDGGEAEPGTESEPDTDPWTGVGPIVIREPTVKLLSPVSGLEPLSWSEDHRISASSTNNISLMEIVCDVHGYGQDLIIHRTSIPLSDNSCVLKVGPEEEVLEIKEQYASSKDLAVSQCFRLDRTLNQGGDAHPPAAGFKYTSWSPLGCDTNGRCLLACLTLDNRLTVHSNASRLQWTTLVDLTELYGEMLAEKDYCLPGAEAPRGPLEDVAELERRYRMQTPVRMEWSSVCATQQVQTNNECKDVGTVLLAVLMENGDVAVWQFGLPFLGRESVVSCSTIRSGVSAPSVLAWWEYEHSGRKMSGLIVGSSVGPVKILPVNLKAVKGYFTLRQPVVLWQETDQIPVHNIKCISLFHPYQKCNCSLVVAARGSYLFWCLLLISKAGLNVHNSHITGLHSSPITSMTAGRHGGSVFTCSADGVVKKLTPIFTDVAVMFKQEEIRLPEGVAGRRTHGVAVSPNGAYLALVTAEGLTNGQRPPGRAHQVQFVTLKTPDDAAAELLESGVQNLFRQTDLLDLVRWKVLRDKRIPPLLQEELDDKVHATGSTYLWRFKLFLFRVLYQSLQKAPADRRWRPSHQDAKAFIADEEEDDEDEEEEEEEEEEGEEEEPVAGGSASASEGAGSRSRGPEVGGPSEDQMSEIIAWIEAVESHLTREHMKRVLGQVYLHTWITENTSIPTRGVCDFLMSDPTYEDRAARVLIGHIFKKMNKQTFPEYCSLCKEVLPFTDRRQAVCSNGHMWLRCVLTYQACQTLSYRRCLLQDSIARHPVPDDPDWIKQILQEPCTFCDSPLF; from the exons ATGGCGGCTTCTAGCCCAGATCGCAGCTCAGATGGGGGGGAGGCCGAACCCGGGACCGAATCCGAGCCAGATACGGATCCCTGGACGGGAGTGGGACCGATCGTTATAAGGGAGCCCACTGTTAAGCTCCTGAGTCCGGTGAGCGGCCTAGAACCGCTCTCGTGGTCCGAAGACCACCGAATCTCGGCCTCCAGTACGAATAACATTTCTCTGATGGAGATCGTGTGCGATGTCCACGGCTACGGACAAGACCTGATCATCCATCGCACATCTATCCCCCTGTCGGACAACAGCTGTGTGTTgaag gTAGGTCCAGAGGAGGAGGTATTAGAGATTAAGGAACAGTATGCCAGCTCCAAGGACCTGGCGGTGAGCCAGTGCTTCAGACTGGACAGAACCCTGAACCAAGGCGGGGACGCCCACCCCCCGGCTGCCGGCTTCAAGTACACCAGCTGGTCCCCGCTGGGCTGCGACACCAACGGACGGTGCCTCCTGGCCTGCCTCACGCTGGACAACCGCCTGACGGTGCACAGCAACGCCAGCAGGCTGCAGTGGACGACGCTGGTGGACCTGACCGAGCTGTACGGGGAGATGCTGGCGGAGAAGGACTACTGCCTGCCGGGGGCCGAGGCGCCGCGGGGCCCCCTGGAGGACGTGGCCGAGCTGGAGCGCCGCTACCGCATGCAGACGCCCGTGCGCATGGAGTGGTCGAGCGTGTGCGCCACCCAGCAGGTGCAGACCAACAATGAGTGCAAGGACGTGGGCACGGTGCTGCTGGCCGTGCTGATGGAGAACGGCGACGTGGCCGTCTGGCAGTTCGGCCTGCCGTTCCTGGGCCGGGAGTCGGTGGTGTCGTGCAGCACCATCCGCTCGGGCGTGTCGGCCCCCAGCGTGCTGGCGTGGTGGGAGTACGAGCACAGCGGGCGCAAGATGAGCGGCCTGATCGTGGGGAGCTCCGTGGGGCCCGTCAAGATCCTGCCCGTCAACCTGAAGGCGGTGAAGGGCTACTTCACCCTGCGGCAGCCCGTGGTGCTGTGGCAGGAGACGGACCAGATCCCCGTGCACAACATCAAGTGCATCTCGCTCTTCCACCCGTACCAGAAGTGCAACTGCAGCCTGGTGGTGGCGGCGCGCGGCTCCTACCTCTTCTGGTGCCTCCTGCTCATCTCCAAGGCCGGCCTCAACGTGCACAACTCGCACATCACCGGCCTGCACTCCTCGCCCATCACCTCCATGACGGCCGGCCGCCACGGCGGCTCCGTCTTCACCTGCTCGGCCGACGGCGTGGTGAAGAAGCTCACGCCCATCTTCACCGACGTGGCCGTCATGTTCAAGCAGGAGGAGATCCGCCTGCCCGAGGGCGTGGCCGGCCGGAGGACGCACGGCGTCGCCGTCAGCCCCAACGGCGCCTACCTGGCCCTGGTGACCGCCGAGGGGCTCACCAACGGGCAGCGCCCGCCCGGCCGCGCCCACCAGGTGCAGTTCGTCACGCTGAAGACGCCGGACGACGCGGCGGCCGAGCTGCTGGAGTCCGGCGTGCAGAACCTGTTCCGGCAGACGGACCTGCTGGACCTGGTGCGCTGGAAGGTGCTGCGGGACAAGCGCATCCCGCcgctgctgcaggaggagctggacgaCAAGGTGCACGCCACGGGCTCCACCTACCTGTGGCGCTTCAAGCTCTTCCTGTTCCGCGTGCTCTACCAGTCCCTGCAGAAGGCCCCCGCTGACAGGCGCTGGCGCCCCTCCCACCAGGACGCCAAGGCCTTCATCGcggacgaggaggaggatgacgaggacgaggaggaggaggaggaggaggaggaggaaggggaggaggaggagccggtcGCCGGGGGCTCGGCCTCGGCctctgagggggcggggtcgcGGTCGCGCGGCCCCGAGGTCGGGGGGCCCTCGGAGGACCAGATGAGCGAGATCATCGCGTGGATCGAGGCGGTGGAGTCGCACCTGACGCGCGAGCACATGAAGAGGGTTCTGGGCCAGGTGTACCTGCACACCTGGATCACGGAGAACACCAGCATCCCCACCAGGGGGGTCTGCGACTTCCTGATGAGTGACCCCACCTACGAGGACAGGGCCGCCAGG GTCCTGATTGGTCACATTTTCAAGAAGATGAACAAGCAGACCTTCCCAGAGTACTGCAGCCTGTGCAAGGAGGTGCTTCCATTCACTGACCGGCGACAGGCAGTGTGCAGTAACGGTCACATGTGGCTGAG gtgTGTGCTGACGTACCAGGCCTGCCAGACTCTGTCGTATCGACGCTGCCTCCTGCAGGACAGCATAGCCAGACACCCCGTGCCCGACG ACCCGGACTGGATCAAGCAGATCCTGCAGGAGCCGTGCACCTTCTGCGACTCCCCGCTCTTCTAG